The DNA segment GCAGGATGGCGACGATGGTGGAACCTTCCATCATGCTGTTGGCCTTCACCAGTTGCGCCGGCGTCACCAATTCCGAGAGGATGCCGTACTTGGCCGGCGAATAGGCCGCCGCCCCCACACCCACCAGGCCATAGGCCAGCAAGGGATGAAAGCCGGCGGTCATGGCCCCGGCGCCGATGAGCTTAAGGCCGTTGGCCCACAACATGACGCGTCCCTTGGGCAAAGCGTCGGCAAAAGCGCCGGCGAAGGGCGCGAGGACGACAAACGCCAGCACGAAGAACTCCTGCAGCAAGGGCACCCATTCCGCCGGCCGCTGCTGGGATTTGACCAGGGCGATGGCGGCAAACAGCAGGGCATTGTCGGCCAGGGCCGAGAGGAACTGGGCCGAAAGCACGGCGCTCATCGCCCGCAGCGGCCAGTGGTTCGGGTCTTGCGCGTTCGTGGATTGCATAGCCTGTTACCCTGCCCCTTCCAGATGCTCGAGGCCCAGGGCCTTGAGCGCGACATAATCGAGCTTACCGGTGCCGAGCAGCGGTAGCGCCTCCAGGCGCACGAGGCGCCGCGGCACCGACAGTTCCGGGAAGCCGGCCTGGCGCGCCGTTTTGGTTAGCAGTTCCTGGCTCAGCCCCGGGTCGGTGGTGCACAGCACCAAGGCCTCGCCTTTCTGCGGGTCCGGCATGGCGAATGCGCCATGCTGGCAATCCGGCGAAGCCAGGGCCGCCAGCCGTTCGACCGCTTCCAGCGAGATCATCTCGCCGGCGACCTTGGCGAAGCGCTTGACCCGGCCCAGGATGCTGACATACCCGTCCGGGTCGATCTCTACCACATCGCCGGTCTCGTACCAGCCCTCCCCCAGTTCGGAACGGGGCGGCTCGATCACACCGGGGTGCTCGTAGAGGTAGTAACCCAGCATCACATTGGGGCCGCGCACATGCAGGATGCCCCCGCGCTCGATCCCGGGCACCGGCAGCAACCGGCCCTCCACGGCGGGCAGCAACTGGCCGACGGTGCCGGTCCGGTAGGCCATGGGCGTGTTCACCGAGATGACCGGAGCTGTTTCGGTGGCTCCGTAGCCGTCCAGAATGCGGATACCGAATTTCTCGAACCACAGGCTGCGCACGCTCTCCGGCAGCTTCTCGGCGCCAGACACCACATGGCGCAACCGGTAGAAATCGTAAGGGTGCGCCTGCTTGCCGTAGTTGCCCAGGAAGGTGCCGGTTCCCAGCAGCACCGTGCAGTTGCGGTCGTAGACCACCTCGGGGATGACCCGGTAATGCAGGGGCGAGGGATAGAGGAACAGGTTGGCGCCCGCCAGGATGGGCAGTAAACCGCCCACCGTGAGCCCGAAGGAATGGAACACCGGCAGCGCGTTCAGCACCTTGTCCTCCGCGCTGAAATCCACCACAGAGAGGATCTGCGCGATGTTGGAGAGGATCGCCCGGTGCGACAGCACCACGCCCTTCGGCCGCCCCTCGGAACCGGAGGTGAACAGCACCACAGCGGGGCTGTCCGCGTCAGGCCGCGCGGTCGCCCAGCGCGGGGCCAGCGTGGCCAGGATCACCCACAGCCGGTCGGCCAGTTGCAGGTCCTGCTGCAAATCCTCGAGATAACAAAATCGGGCCTCCGGGAGCGCCTCGGGCACCCAGGCGAGCTTGCCCTTTTCCAGAAACACGCGCGAAGTGATGACCGTGCGCACCTGTGCCGCGGTGCAGGCCGAGCGCAGGCCCTCGGCCCCGGCGGTGTAGTTGAGCAAGGCCGCCACCCGCCCGCGCCCCGACAGACCAAACAGCAGGCCGAAGGTCGGCGCCAGATTGGGCAGCAGAACGCCCACGTGCTCGCCTTCGTGTGTATGGCGGGAAATCAGGCGTCCCAGGCCTAGCGACAGGCGAATCAGAGCACCGTAGGACAGCTCGCTGCCCTGGATGTCCTCCATGACCGGCCTCCGCCAACCCTGGACGGCGGCTGTATCGAACAAGGCCGTATGCAGGCTCTGGACCGGCCGCGAGCGGAACATCATTTCCTGCATTATGCGCCGCAAGCGTTCTCCCGCCAGCCGGCGCCGCTCGCGCGCCCGCTCCGCTTCGGGCATGGCGAGAACCGTGGGAGCCTGCACCGAGATCGTGATCCTGGGAAACAAACGCCTGGGGTGACGGCCGGCCAGACGGCTGAAATAGGTGCGGGCGGCACCGTCCAGACGCACCGGCACCAGGCTGGCGCGGGTCTTGGCGGCGACAAAAGCGGGCCCGTCATAGACCTTCATCAGGGACCCGGTCACCGTGATGCGCCCCTCGGGAAATACCATGACCGGCCGGCCGGACTCCACCAGGCGCAGGATCTTCTTCATCGCCATAGGGCTGGTGGGATCCACCGCGAGGTAATCGGCCAGGGACAGGATGGGCCGGAACAGCCGGCTGTTGGCGATGCCGGTGTGCACCACGAAGACGGGATCGACCGGCAGGAATAGCCCCAGGAGCAGGCCATCCAGAAACGACTCGTGATTGGCGACGATCAGCAGCTTATCGTGGCCGGTGATCCGTTCCACACCCTCCACGCGGACGCGGAAGAGCAGGCGGAACAAGAGTTGCAGGACAGGGCGGAGAAACGTGCGGGCCATGGGGGTTCCTTTTCAGATCGCTCGGGTCACGCCAATGGCCCCTCAGGTGCGGGCTCGGCCCGGCCGGGTTCGGTGCCCGGCCGGAATCCGGTGCTCAGACGCGGTCGTAGCGCCGGATCATGCGGCCCAGCCAGATGCTGTGTTCGCTGCTGACCTGCTCCCATTCGAATCGCCAGCGCCAATTGCTGCCGCCCATGGTGCCGGGCTGGTTCATGCGGTGCCCCTCACCCAGGCCCATGACGTCCTGCATGGGCAGGATCGCCAGGCGCGCCCGGGAAGCCAGGGCCGCGCTGACCAGGGCCCATGGCATGGGCTCGGCGTACTCGGCCAGATGTTCGTCCACAGCCTGGCGTTGCTCGGAGCTCAGATGCTGGTACCAGGACAGCGAGGTGTCATTGTCGTGGGTGCCAGTATAGACAACGTCGTTTTCCACGTGATTCGCCGGCAGGTAGGGGTTGTCGGGCCCGCCATCGAAGGCGAACTGCAGAATCAGCATGCCGGGGATGTGGAACTGCTCGCGCAAGGCCTCCACTTCCGGCGTGATGACCCCCAGGTTTTCCGCCACCAGGGGCAGGCCGACACCGTCCAGGGCGGCGAACAGCGCCCGCATCAACGCCTCGCCTGGAGCCTTGACCCACCGGCCATGTATGGCGGTTTCCTGATCGGCGGGAATCTCCCAGAAGGCCTCGAAGCCGCGGAAATGGTCGATGCGCACCCAATCGTACAGCGCGATCTGTCCCCGCACCCGCTCGATCCACCAGCTAAAGCCGTCTTCCTCCATGCGCGCCCAGTTGTAATGGGGATTGCCCCAACGCTGGCCCACGGCGGAGAAATAGTCCGGCGGCACGCCGGCCACCACACGGGGCTGCCCGGCCTCGTCCAGATCGAAATACTCCCGCTGGGCCCAGACATCCGCGCTATCGCAGGCGACGAAGATGGGCATGTCGCCGAACAGGATGACGCCGCGGGACTTGGCATAGGCCTTCAGTTCCTTCCATTGCTGAAAGAACACGAACTGCTCGAAGCAGACCTGATCCACCGCGGCCGCCAGGCGTACCCGCGCCGCAGCCAGCGCCTCGGCCTGACGGTCGCGCAGCGGCTGCGGCCACGCATGCCAGGAGGTTCGCCCGTATTCCTCGCGCAAGGCAACGAACAGCGCATAGTCATCCAGCCAATGGGATTGTTCCTGCCGGAAACGCTCCAGCATGCAATGCTCATAGGCGCCCGCCGACTCCAGAAAGCCCGCGTGGGCCTGCTTGAGGCAAGCCAGCCGGTACACGCTGCTGCTTTCGCCTTCCAGGTGGGGAAGCAGTTCCTTGAGCCAGCCCTTATCCAGCAGCCATTCCAGGCTGATCATCTGCGGGTCGCCCGCATGCACCGACATGCATTGATAAGGCGAGCGGTCCTCGTGGGGCGGTCCGATGGGCAGGGTCTGCCACAGGGTGCACCCTGAGCTCACCAGAAAATCCACGAAACGTTTGGCCTCGTCCCCCAGGTCGCCGCACTCCAGCGGGCCCGGCAGGGATGTGATATGCAGCAGAATGCCGGCGCGCCGGCGGTCCAGGATGCTCTGCGCTTGCGTCAAGTTAACTCCCGTTGTGTCTTTACATGATCGATTTGGTGGACTGGAACAGCCGCCGCCGAACGGCGCACGACATCGAGCCCGGAGCGCTTCCGGCCCTCGCAGGAGCCGGACATAAAGATGAAAACGGCGCCGCTGGGGCGCCATGAAAAAGTTCCAAACTCTGGATTAACGGGGCCTTCGACCGCGCGTCGGCGTGAGCGCGACGACGGTGAAATTCCCCGTCTTTTCGTCGGCTCGGGTATGGCGGCGCCGCGGCGCCACATCAACCCGCTCGCTGGCGGGGATAAGCGGTAAGTGCGGCTAGCCGGCATCAGCGGGCATAGTGCAGCCGCTGCCCGAACTGGTCCGGGGTCACCAGCACCACGCCGCCCGGGCTCACATAGAACCGCTTGCGGTCCTCCTCGGGATCCTCGCCGATGATGGTATTCGCCGGAATCTTGCAGCCCTTGTCGATGACGGCCTTCTTGATGCGGCAATGGCGGCCGATGTTCACCTCCGGAAGTATCACGGCGTCCTCCACGTGGGAATAGGAGTTGACGCGCACGTTGGAGAACAACAGCGAATGCCGCACCTCGGCCCCGGAAATGATGCAGCCGCCGGAAACCATGGAATCCACCGCCAGGCCGCGTCGGTCATCGTCGTCAAACACGAATTTGGCGGGCGGCGTCTGGGTCTGGTAGGTCCAGATGGGCCAGTCCTTGTCGTACAGGTTCAACTCCGGGTTGACCCCGATCAACTCCATATTGGCCGACCAATAGGCGTCCACCGTGCCCACGTCGCGCCAGTAGGCCTGCACTCCGCTCTGCACGTCACGGAAAGGATAGGCGAACACCCGGTATTTCTTGATGATCTCGGGAATGATGTCCTTGCCGAAATCGTGCGTGGACCCCGGCATGTCGGCGTCCTTGATCAACTGCTCGAACAGGAAGCCGGTGTTGAAGATGTAGATGCCCATGGAGGCCAGGGAGTGGTCCGCACGATCCGGCATGGCCGGCGGGTGGTCGGGCTTTTCCACGAAGCCGCGCACGCGCTTGTCCTGGTCCACGTCCATGACACCAAAGGCCCGCGCCTCGTCGATGGGCACTTCCATGCAGCCGATGGTGAGGTCCGCCTGCTGCTCCACGTGATAGGCCAGCATCAGGCCGTAGTCCATCTTGTAGATGTGATCGCCGGCCAGGATCAGGATGTATTCCGGATCGCGCTGGCGGAAGATGTCCAGGTTTTGATAAACGGCGTCGGCAGTGCCGGCATACCAGGTTTCCTGAAGCCGCTGCTGGGCCGGCAGGATATCGACGAACTCGCCCAACTCGGCCCTGAGAAATCCCCAGCCCTGCTGGATATGGCGGATCAGCGAGTCCGACTTGTACTGCGTCAGCACGCCCACCTGGCGGATACCGGAGTTCAGACAGTTGGATAGGGGGAAATCGATGATGCGGAACTTGCCGCCAAAGGGAACTGCCGGCTTGGCGCGCCACTCGGTCAGCTTCTGCAGCCGGGTGCCTCTACCGCCAGCCAGGATCAACGCCAGGGTATGCCGCGTAAGGCGGCTTACAAAGCGGGAGGTATGGATTGATTCGGGCATGAGGGGGCTCCTTGTTCGTTGGACCTACAACCAGGGGACAAATTTGGTAACATAAAGCCCAGTCATTCCGGCATTAGTCGGCGCCATTTTACTACCAGAGGTCAATTAAAGTGAACCCGACCGAAGCGCAGCGTGCCCCCGCCCCAGACACCGGCGTGGCGGGCCTCGACCCCGAGTTGCAGCGCATCGTGACGGCATGCCACCACGACCCGTTTCAAGTGCTCGGTCGCCACACGGGCACCGGCGGGGAGATCATCAGGGCGTTGCTGCCGCAGGCGGAAAGCGCCAGCCTGGGTGAGGACGGACCGGAGTTGAAGCGCATTCCGGGCACCGACCTGTTCGAAGGCAGGCTACCGAGCAAGCGGACGCTGCCTCAGCACTACCGGCTGTACTGGAAGGACGCGCAAGGTGAAACCCACTCGCGCATCGACCCCTACACCTTTCCCGCACAACTGGCCGATTTCGACATCCATCTGTTTGGTGAGGGCAAGCACTGGCACATCTACCGCCTTCTGGGCGCCCACACCCATTGCGTGGATGGCATCGACGGCATCCTCTTCGCCACCTGGGCACCCAATGCCGAGCGGGTCAGCGTGGTGGGCGATTTCAACGACTGGGATGGCCGCCGCCACCCGATGCGTGTGCGAGGCGGCAGTGGCGTCTGGGAGTTGTTCATCCCGGAATTGCAGCCTGGCACGGTCTACAAGTTCGAAATCCGCAACCGCCAGAATGGCAGCATCCTGCTGAAGACCGACCCCTACGGCCAGCGCTTCGAACTGCGGCCGAACACCGCGTCCCTGGCGGTACCCAAGACCAATTTTGGCTGGAAGGACCAGGCCTGGATGGAGGAGCGCGCCAAGAGCGACTGGCTGCATGCGCCCCTCTCCGTCTACGAGGTGCACTTGGGCTCCTGGCGACGCGACGGCGAGGGCGGCTTTCTCAACTACCGCGAACTCGCGGCGGAACTGGTGGATTACGTGAAGCCCTTGGGCTTTACCCACATCGAACTGTTGCCCATCACCGAACATCCGCTGGACGCCTCCTGGGGCTACCAGACTACCGGTTACTTCGCGCCGACGGCGCGTTTCGGCTCACCGGACGATTTCCGCTTTTTCGTCGATTATTGCCACCGCCACGGCGTCGGCGTGATCCTGGATTGGGTGCCAGCCCACTTCCCCAAGGATGCCCACGGCCTGGCCCATTTCGACGGCACGGCCCTTTACGAGCACGAGGACCCGAGGCTGGGCGAGCATCGTGACTGGGGCACTTTGATCTACAACTTCGGCCGCAACGAGGTAAAGAACTTCCTCATTGGCAGCGCCATGTTCTGGATGGAGGAGTTCCATATCGACGGCCTCCGGGTGGATGCCGTGGCCTCCATGCTCTACTTGGATTATTCCCGCCAACCGGGGGACTGGATTCCCAACAAATACGGCGGCAACGAGAACCTGGAGGCCATCGCCTTCCTGCGCGAACTCAATACGGTCACCCACCAGCAGCACCCGGGAACCCTGGTGATGGCGGAAGAATCCACCGCCTGGCCGCAGGTGACCCGTCCCACCTGGACCGGCGGCCTGGGTTTCACCATGAAGTGGAACATGGGCTGGATGCATGACAGCCTGGTGTACATGAGCAAAGACCCAATCCATCGGCATTACCACCACGACCAGATCACCTTCGGCCTGCTCTACGCCTTCAGCGAGAATTTCATCCTGCCGTTCTCCCACGACGAAGTGGTGCACGGCAAAGGCTCCATGCTGCAGAAGATGCCGGGCGACGAATGGCGACGTTTCGCCAATCTGCGCACCCTGTACACCTTCATGTTCACCTATCCCGGCAAGAAGCTGCTGTTCATGGGCTGCGAATTCGCGCAAGGGGGCGAGTGGAACCACAGCCGCGCCCTGGACTGGCAGGTGCTGGACTTTCCGCTACACCAGGGTATCCAGAAGCTGGTGGCCGATCTGAACCGCCTGTATCGGGACACACATGCCTTGCATGGCCTGGATTTCGATGCCGCCGGCTTCGAATGGATCGATTGCCATGACGCGCCGCAATCGGTGCTCAGCTACCTGCGCCGCAGCGGCAACGACTTCGCCATCGTCGTTCTCAATTTTACCCCGGTACCGCGCCCCAACTACCGCATCGGCGTGCCGGAAGCGGGTGTATATTTGGAAGTGTTCAACTCCGATTCGGAATACTACGGTGGCAGCAACACCGGCGTAGGACATGCCATGGCGGAAGCACGGGAATGGATGGGACGCCCCTATTCCCTCAACCTCACCCTGCCACCCCTGGGTGGCGTGGTGCTCATGCTGCGCGGCGAGGAGGAGGCAGACGAGGCGCTCGAACCTGAAGCGGACGCCGACACCACCGACGATCCGGAAACGCCGGCATGACCAAGGTCCTGTTCGCCACCAGCGAAGTCTACCCGCTGATCAAGACCGGCGGACTGGCCGACGTGTCCGGCTCCCTGCCCCTGGCCCTGAAGGGGCTGGACCACGACGTTCGCATCATCATGCCAGCCTATGGTGATCTGCTTGCCGCTCTGGCCAAGCTGCAAACCACCCGGATCATGCACGGCAGCGGCGCCATCGAGATACACGAAACCACGCTGCCCGGCGCCGATATCCCGGTATGGCTGGTGGCCCACGCGGGCTGCTTCGACCGACCCGGCAACCCCTATCTGGGCCCTGATGGCCAGCCCTGGCCCGACAACGCCGACCGCTTCGCCCTGCTTTGCCGCGTGGCGGTGGAAGTGGCCATGAACCGAGTCGGGCTGCGCTGGAAGCCGGACATCGTGCACTGCAACGACTGGCAGACCGGTCTGATCCCCGCTCTGCTGGGGGATGAGCCAGGGCATCCGGCCACCGTCTTCACCATCCATAACCTGGCTTATCAGGGGCTGTTTCCGCCCGAGACTTTCGGACAGATCGCCCTGCCGAAGCGGTTCTGGACCTGCCATGCCTTGGAGTTCTACGGCTCGCTCTCGTTCATCAAGGGCGGTCTGGTCTACGCCGACCGTATCAGCACGGTCAGCCCCAACTACGCCGTCGAAATACAGGGCGAGGAGTTCGGCTGCGGCCTGGAAGGCCTGTTGCGCCAGCGCGCCGACCGCCTGAGCGGCATTCTCAACGGCATCGACGAGGATGCCTGGAATCCGGCCCACGATCCGCACATTCCCCACCCCTTCGACAGCAACGATCTGAGCGGAAAAGCCAAAAATAAGGCCGCCCTGCAGCGCCATTTCGGCCTGGAAGAAAACCCCGGCCTGGCGGTGCTGGCCCTAGTGGGGCGTCTGGTTCAGCAGAAAGGGATCGACCTGGTCATCGACCTGCTCCCCAAACTGGCGGAAATGCCCTTGCAGTTGGTCATTCTGGGCAGCGGCGAACGGCGCTACGAGCGTGTCCTGGAAAAATGGGCCGCGCTTTACCCCGACCGCATCGCCCTCAAGTTCGGCTATGACGAAGCGCTAGCACACCTGATCGAAGCGGGCGCCGACGTCTTTTTGATGCCCTCGCGCTTCGAACCCTGTGGCCTGAACCAGATGTACAGCCAGCATTACGGCACCGTGCCCGTGGTGCGGAGCGTCGGGGGACTGGCAGACACCGTGGATGACGCCAGCCCCACCAACATGACCCTGGGCAAGGCGACCGGAATCGTGTTCCAC comes from the Methyloterricola oryzae genome and includes:
- the aas gene encoding bifunctional acyl-ACP--phospholipid O-acyltransferase/long-chain-fatty-acid--ACP ligase is translated as MARTFLRPVLQLLFRLLFRVRVEGVERITGHDKLLIVANHESFLDGLLLGLFLPVDPVFVVHTGIANSRLFRPILSLADYLAVDPTSPMAMKKILRLVESGRPVMVFPEGRITVTGSLMKVYDGPAFVAAKTRASLVPVRLDGAARTYFSRLAGRHPRRLFPRITISVQAPTVLAMPEAERARERRRLAGERLRRIMQEMMFRSRPVQSLHTALFDTAAVQGWRRPVMEDIQGSELSYGALIRLSLGLGRLISRHTHEGEHVGVLLPNLAPTFGLLFGLSGRGRVAALLNYTAGAEGLRSACTAAQVRTVITSRVFLEKGKLAWVPEALPEARFCYLEDLQQDLQLADRLWVILATLAPRWATARPDADSPAVVLFTSGSEGRPKGVVLSHRAILSNIAQILSVVDFSAEDKVLNALPVFHSFGLTVGGLLPILAGANLFLYPSPLHYRVIPEVVYDRNCTVLLGTGTFLGNYGKQAHPYDFYRLRHVVSGAEKLPESVRSLWFEKFGIRILDGYGATETAPVISVNTPMAYRTGTVGQLLPAVEGRLLPVPGIERGGILHVRGPNVMLGYYLYEHPGVIEPPRSELGEGWYETGDVVEIDPDGYVSILGRVKRFAKVAGEMISLEAVERLAALASPDCQHGAFAMPDPQKGEALVLCTTDPGLSQELLTKTARQAGFPELSVPRRLVRLEALPLLGTGKLDYVALKALGLEHLEGAG
- the malQ gene encoding 4-alpha-glucanotransferase, with product MTQAQSILDRRRAGILLHITSLPGPLECGDLGDEAKRFVDFLVSSGCTLWQTLPIGPPHEDRSPYQCMSVHAGDPQMISLEWLLDKGWLKELLPHLEGESSSVYRLACLKQAHAGFLESAGAYEHCMLERFRQEQSHWLDDYALFVALREEYGRTSWHAWPQPLRDRQAEALAAARVRLAAAVDQVCFEQFVFFQQWKELKAYAKSRGVILFGDMPIFVACDSADVWAQREYFDLDEAGQPRVVAGVPPDYFSAVGQRWGNPHYNWARMEEDGFSWWIERVRGQIALYDWVRIDHFRGFEAFWEIPADQETAIHGRWVKAPGEALMRALFAALDGVGLPLVAENLGVITPEVEALREQFHIPGMLILQFAFDGGPDNPYLPANHVENDVVYTGTHDNDTSLSWYQHLSSEQRQAVDEHLAEYAEPMPWALVSAALASRARLAILPMQDVMGLGEGHRMNQPGTMGGSNWRWRFEWEQVSSEHSIWLGRMIRRYDRV
- the glgC gene encoding glucose-1-phosphate adenylyltransferase, whose translation is MPESIHTSRFVSRLTRHTLALILAGGRGTRLQKLTEWRAKPAVPFGGKFRIIDFPLSNCLNSGIRQVGVLTQYKSDSLIRHIQQGWGFLRAELGEFVDILPAQQRLQETWYAGTADAVYQNLDIFRQRDPEYILILAGDHIYKMDYGLMLAYHVEQQADLTIGCMEVPIDEARAFGVMDVDQDKRVRGFVEKPDHPPAMPDRADHSLASMGIYIFNTGFLFEQLIKDADMPGSTHDFGKDIIPEIIKKYRVFAYPFRDVQSGVQAYWRDVGTVDAYWSANMELIGVNPELNLYDKDWPIWTYQTQTPPAKFVFDDDDRRGLAVDSMVSGGCIISGAEVRHSLLFSNVRVNSYSHVEDAVILPEVNIGRHCRIKKAVIDKGCKIPANTIIGEDPEEDRKRFYVSPGGVVLVTPDQFGQRLHYAR
- the glgB gene encoding 1,4-alpha-glucan branching protein GlgB, whose product is MNPTEAQRAPAPDTGVAGLDPELQRIVTACHHDPFQVLGRHTGTGGEIIRALLPQAESASLGEDGPELKRIPGTDLFEGRLPSKRTLPQHYRLYWKDAQGETHSRIDPYTFPAQLADFDIHLFGEGKHWHIYRLLGAHTHCVDGIDGILFATWAPNAERVSVVGDFNDWDGRRHPMRVRGGSGVWELFIPELQPGTVYKFEIRNRQNGSILLKTDPYGQRFELRPNTASLAVPKTNFGWKDQAWMEERAKSDWLHAPLSVYEVHLGSWRRDGEGGFLNYRELAAELVDYVKPLGFTHIELLPITEHPLDASWGYQTTGYFAPTARFGSPDDFRFFVDYCHRHGVGVILDWVPAHFPKDAHGLAHFDGTALYEHEDPRLGEHRDWGTLIYNFGRNEVKNFLIGSAMFWMEEFHIDGLRVDAVASMLYLDYSRQPGDWIPNKYGGNENLEAIAFLRELNTVTHQQHPGTLVMAEESTAWPQVTRPTWTGGLGFTMKWNMGWMHDSLVYMSKDPIHRHYHHDQITFGLLYAFSENFILPFSHDEVVHGKGSMLQKMPGDEWRRFANLRTLYTFMFTYPGKKLLFMGCEFAQGGEWNHSRALDWQVLDFPLHQGIQKLVADLNRLYRDTHALHGLDFDAAGFEWIDCHDAPQSVLSYLRRSGNDFAIVVLNFTPVPRPNYRIGVPEAGVYLEVFNSDSEYYGGSNTGVGHAMAEAREWMGRPYSLNLTLPPLGGVVLMLRGEEEADEALEPEADADTTDDPETPA
- the glgA gene encoding glycogen synthase GlgA; translation: MTKVLFATSEVYPLIKTGGLADVSGSLPLALKGLDHDVRIIMPAYGDLLAALAKLQTTRIMHGSGAIEIHETTLPGADIPVWLVAHAGCFDRPGNPYLGPDGQPWPDNADRFALLCRVAVEVAMNRVGLRWKPDIVHCNDWQTGLIPALLGDEPGHPATVFTIHNLAYQGLFPPETFGQIALPKRFWTCHALEFYGSLSFIKGGLVYADRISTVSPNYAVEIQGEEFGCGLEGLLRQRADRLSGILNGIDEDAWNPAHDPHIPHPFDSNDLSGKAKNKAALQRHFGLEENPGLAVLALVGRLVQQKGIDLVIDLLPKLAEMPLQLVILGSGERRYERVLEKWAALYPDRIALKFGYDEALAHLIEAGADVFLMPSRFEPCGLNQMYSQHYGTVPVVRSVGGLADTVDDASPTNMTLGKATGIVFHEAEPAALFGAIQRALNLYATPDMWLRMQKTGMERDFSWRQSARQYETLYTLARQDCLAQGPSVLALAGSA